A region of the Nocardia nova SH22a genome:
TACGGTCAGCAGGATTCGGTGGGCATGGCCGTGCTGCTGGAGAAGCGCTACCGGGGGCTGCGGTCCCCGCACAAGCTCAAGCTGGCCGTGTCCGGATGTGCGCGCGAATGCGCCGAGGCGCGCGGCAAGGACGTGGGCGTCATCGCGACCGAGAACGGGTGGAACCTCTACGTCGGCGGCAACGGCGGCCTGACGCCCAAGCACGCGGTCCTGCTCGCCGGTGACCTCGACGACGAGACGCTGATCCGCTACATCGACCGCTACCTGATGTTCTACATCCGCACCGCCGACCGGCTGCAACGCACCGCGCCGTGGCAGGAATCACTCGAGGGCGGAATCGAGCACCTGAAGCAGGTCGTGTGCGAGGACTCGCTCGGTATCGCGGAGGAACTGGAGTCCGCGATGGCCCGCCACGTCGCCGGTTACAAGGACGAATGGGCCGCTGTACTGGAGGATCCGCAGAAGCTGTCGCGCTTCGTGACCTTCGTGAACGCGCCCGAGGAAGCTGATCCCACGATCGCCTTCGACGACAGCGGGGTGCGCAAGGTGCCGGTGTTGCTCGGTTTGCCGGAAATGCCCGCTGTTACTGCCACGTCAGAGAAATAGCCACGTAATCGTGCGGAAACAGGACACCGGTACCTATTAGGTAAGGCGTTCGGAAGAGGGCCGATGATGTACCGTTTTTCCCCCATCATCGGCCCGACCGGGTGCGGGTGTCCCGCACTAGCACAGGAGATGGACCGATGACCGTTATCGACACACCCGGCTTCGCACCGGCGACCACCGCGGGCTGGACCTCGGCTTGCAGGCTCGACTATTTGATTCCCGGCCGCGGCGTGGCGGTGCTGCTGCGGGGCGGGCGCCAGGCGGCGTTGTTCCTGCTGCCCGACGGCACCCTGTACGCGGTCGGCAACATCGATCCCTTCGGCCGTGCCGCGGTGATGTCCCGTGGCATCGTCGGTGACCGGGGCGGTGTGCCGGTCGTGGCCTCGCCGCTGCTCAAGCAGTCGTTCTCGCTGATCGACGGGCGCTGCCTGGACGACGACTCGGTGGCGCTGCCGGTCTACGGTGTGCGCGTCGCCGACGGCGTCGTCACGGTGTCCAACGAACCGCTCTACAGTGGCGGTACCCCGTGACCGATGTGATTCCCGCGAAGCCGCTGGACGGCTTCACCATCGGCGTGACCGCCGCCCGCCGGGCCGACGAACTGGCGACCCTGCTCACCCGCCGCGGCGCGAATGTCGTTTCCGCTCCGGCTATTCGCATCATTCCGCTGGCCGACGACAACGAACTGGAGCGGGTGACCCGGCAACTGGTGGTCGACCCGCCCCAGCTCACCGTGGCCACCACCGGTATCGGCTTCCGCGGCTGGATGGAGGCCGCCGAAGGCTGGGGCCTGGCCGAAAACCTCCGGGCCACACTGGATTCCACCCGGCTGCTGGCGCGCGGGCCCAAGGCCAAGGGCGCGATTCGCGCGGCCGAACTGCGCGAGGAGTGGTCACCGGCCTCGGAGTCGTCGGCCGAAGTGCTCGACCACCTGCTCGCCGAGGGCGTCGAAGGCGTACGGATCGCGGTGCAGTTGCACGGCGCGACCACCGAATGGGAGCCGGTTCCCGACTTCTGCGAGGTATTGCGCTGCGCCGGAGCGGATGTCGTTCCGGTGCCGGTCTATCGCTGGGTGCCGCCCGAGGATCGGGTGCCGATGGACCGGCTGATCGAGGGCGTGCTGACCTCGGCCCTGGATTGCGTCACCTTCACCAGCGCGCCGGCGGTGGCCTCGATGCTGATGCGGGCCAAGGAAACCGGTCTGCTCGAGGGCATCCTGCAGGCGATGCGCACCCGGGTGCTGCCCGCCTGCGTCGGGCCCATCACGGCGGCGCCGCTGGAGGAACTGGGCGTGCCCACGTCGATGCCCGGCCGGGCGCGGCTCGGCGCGCTGGCCCGCCACGTCGCCGAGGAACTTCCCCGGCGCGCCAACCGGATTCACGCCGCCGGACACGAACTGAGTGTGCGCGGCGGATGCGTCGTGGTCGACGGTGCGGTCCGGCAGCTCGCCCCCGCGCCCATGGCCCTGATGCGGGCGCTGGCCCGCCAGCCCGGCCGGGTGGTGTCCCGGGA
Encoded here:
- the nirD gene encoding nitrite reductase small subunit NirD: MTVIDTPGFAPATTAGWTSACRLDYLIPGRGVAVLLRGGRQAALFLLPDGTLYAVGNIDPFGRAAVMSRGIVGDRGGVPVVASPLLKQSFSLIDGRCLDDDSVALPVYGVRVADGVVTVSNEPLYSGGTP
- a CDS encoding uroporphyrinogen-III synthase; protein product: MIPAKPLDGFTIGVTAARRADELATLLTRRGANVVSAPAIRIIPLADDNELERVTRQLVVDPPQLTVATTGIGFRGWMEAAEGWGLAENLRATLDSTRLLARGPKAKGAIRAAELREEWSPASESSAEVLDHLLAEGVEGVRIAVQLHGATTEWEPVPDFCEVLRCAGADVVPVPVYRWVPPEDRVPMDRLIEGVLTSALDCVTFTSAPAVASMLMRAKETGLLEGILQAMRTRVLPACVGPITAAPLEELGVPTSMPGRARLGALARHVAEELPRRANRIHAAGHELSVRGGCVVVDGAVRQLAPAPMALMRALARQPGRVVSREDLLAALPGGGDDTHAVETGIARLRAGLGTPKAIQTVVKRGYRLAMDPAECVDNNPRPPLGHAPSVRPQRPAPMAGVW